Sequence from the Pedobacter sp. D749 genome:
AGTAAACGAGCAAGGAGAAATTTTGTATTCCACGCTGATTCCGCTAAAAAAAGCAAAAACTCAGGGTTCAATTATTGCACTTATTGTGGAAGCGATCCAAACCTGCGCAGCAAAAGTGAAACATCCTGTTTTAGGTGTGGGAATAGGATTTCCTGGAACGATATACAATAATAGAATTATTGCCGGTGCTGATAATCTGCCTGGTTTTAAACAACTTGCCCTGGGCGAAATCCTGCAGGATGTAACCCGTTATAACGTTATTATGGATAACGATACCAATTTGATGGGGCTGGGGGAGATGTGCTATGGTGCTGCTAAAGATTGTGGTGATGTGGTTTTTCTTACCGTCGGTACAGGGATTGGGGGAGCTGTTATGATTGACAATAAACTCTATGGCGGATTTAGAAATAGGGGAACTGAATTGGGCCATATTATTGTAGAACATAATGGTTTAGCCTGTGTGTGTGGCATAAAGGGATGTTTGGAAGCCTATGCTTCAGTAACTGCATTATTAAAACATTATCGATTTATTCATCCGGGCATACCCGAAACAGCAGAAGTTGATGGTCGTTATATTATAGAAAAATACCTGGCTGGTGAAGAGTATGCCCTGAAAGCTATGGGGCAGCATTTCGATTACCTGGCAACAGGGATCACTAGTTTTATTAATATTTTTAGCCCTGAAAAAATTGTAATTGGGGGTGGCATAAGCGAATCTGGTGCCTTTTATACTAGAGAAATAGAACGTAGGATCAAGACCTTAGCTGTTCCGGTATCATCAGGCAATGCCTTGGTTGTTCCGGCAAAATTGGGCAATAAAGCAGGCTTACTGGGCTGTGCAGCAAATGTTTTTCGAAAATTTAAAGCATTCGATTATGCAACCACTTAAATTACAATAGGAGATTGGGAATATAAATAGTAATCTGCATCCTGACAGATGAAAGCCTATTTGCCGTTATTCCTTATCCTGCACAGTCCAAACCAGGTCTTGCGTTTGATACCCCAGGTCATTTGCTTTTCTTAAGTAATCAGACTTTATTGCATCTGGGATATACTTTGTCCGCGAAAGTATCCAAAGATAATTTAGGTTATTACCAGCTATCAGGGCGTACTGGTAATCTTTGTCGATATCAATTACATTGTAACCGGCGTAAAACGGACCAAAAAAGGAGACTTTTAACCTTGCTTCGTCATCACTTTTAACAAATTTGGCTTTTCCAATGCTTTGTTTCCATTCGTTTTTTACCATATCATACCCCTTATTGTCGACCTTGATAGACCCGTCATCATTTTTTGAATAGGTAGCAGTCACATTCTTCAGGTTCTTTTCGAACTTGAAATCCATCCTGGCAATTTCGTACCAGGTCCCCAGGTATTTACCCTTATTAAAAGGCTTAACTGCTGATGCCCCTTTAGGGATTGAAACCTTACAGCTTGCATAGGCGGCTGCTATTATCGCTAATGTTGCTAACAAAAGCGTATTCCTGTATTTTGTTGTCATGATGGTAATTTAAATAACTGCAACAATGGGGAGGCACAAATGTTTGGGCCTTCAGATAAGGTTGAGATTTATTCCGGTTTTGGTAAGCTTTTTGAGCGTGGGCATTTTTGACTGCAATAGATAACATGTTCTCAGTTCTTCGCTCATTTTGCACGTCACACAAACGGGCGTTACAGATTGGAAATGTTTTTATGGGTAGGTGATGCTTTTTACATCCTTTATAAGCTGACTATTTAAATGATAATTTCTAGCCTACTAATTGTTTAATAGAGCTCTTTGTATGTATAGATGAAAATTTATTTTAAATCACCGACATTTGGGCTTTCTTAACCAATAGCGTGAAATAGCCCATGAAATATTTATTCTTGTTTACAGCTTTAATATTCTTGCATTACAATAGCTTCGGCCAAAAGAAAAAGTCACGGACTGAACCGCCACCTCCTCCGAAAGAAAGTTTAATAGAATTTTCGGAGAAACCATTTACCCTTCAGCCATATTCTTTCCCCATTTTATTTGAGTGGGAAATTAATGCAGATACCACGCTTAAAACGGGTGCCGTTTTTAAAAAAGTGATAAAGCTCACCTATGAAAAAACAGAAGTAAACAGTTATTACAGCCAACAGGAAGTTACCTTTAAAAGGTCAAAAACAGGCTTAGAAAATTCAGAACAGAAAATTCCAAAACTGATCATAAAGGTTGATTATTATGATGTTGAAATTTTAAATGATGTAGTCCTATTTAAAGAAAGGGACCGTAAAGTAATGGCCTTGAAAATTATTTATGATAAAAACAATTGGGTAAGACGATTGAAAGACGTAGATGTTGGAACTGTTTATCACCGCGTCAAATCGGAGGAACATCCAGTCGTTGCACCATAGCCCGGTAATTAGGAATATAAGGAATGAACACAAAAGCTAAAATTAGAAGATTGGAGAAAATCATATTGATTTCATATGCCGGAATATGGTTTCTCTTACATCTGCTATCAAGGCTGTTTTTGGATATGTATACCAGTAGCGAGCCTCCGGGATATTTGACCGTTGCAGCAATAGTTATTACTCCTATTGCTATTTATGCTGCTTTAAGAACCATGTTTTCGAAGAACGAAAAATGGTACCGTGCTATTATTTATTTCGTGGCCTATTTAGCACTTGGTATATTTACAAGTGAATACATTATCGTAAATGGCGATCTGTTACTATCAATGACCACTATTCCCGGAAAAACAGTTGAAGTTCCGGTGCTGAATGTCCATAAAGTTATTAAGCGTAAGCTGGGTTTTGATCATACTGCTGTTACCCTGCTTATTGAGGGTAAACCGATAGAAATGGAGGCAAGGCCATATACCTACTTTTTCTTAAAGGATAAAAAAGTACTTCGTATCATATCCCGTAAATCTTCTTTGGGAAATAATTACGTAACCTACATAGAATTAAAAGGTGGAGAACGAGGACTTGCACGGTGGCTGCATTTTAAAGATTGGTTATACAGATACCGCTTGCTATGGGCTGTGTTGACAGGTTTTATTGTTATTATCTGGATCGCAATAGTATGGTTTCCTGTAAAGACACAAAGAAAGCCTGTCCGCATCGGCTTTTGGAAAACAATGGGTATCGTTATGGGCATCCTCGTAGGTATTGCAGCGTTGTTATACGCTGCTCTACTCATTTATGTACGCTTTAAACTGTAAAGCTATATTTTTGATAATCTAAATAAGAGGGGGGGGAAGTTAGGAGATAGCTATAAACTAAGAAGCCTGCAAATTAATAATTTGCAGGCTTCTTATAATTTTTGTAATTTCTGTTTGTACTCGGGGCGGGAATCGAACCCGCACGCCTTTGAAAGCACAGGATTTTAAGTCCTGCGTGTCTACCAGTTCCACCACCCGAGCATTAGCCTGTTCCGAAATCCTTCGGTAGGTTAACTTTAAAATAAATGCCTTCTGGTAGGAAGGCATTTAGAGCGAAAGACGAGATTCGAACTCGCGACCCCGACCTTGGCAAGGTCGTGCTCTACCAACTGAGCTACTTTCGCAAATTAATACATGTGTTGTATTCCTTTGGGGTTGCAAATATAGGAATTAAACTTTTCGAATCAAAAAAATAAAATAAATTTTTAAAATAAAATTGTTAATGCTTCAAAATCAATGAAAATAAAAATAAAGTCTTAGCCAGGAGGATCACAACTTTAAACTTCTCCATTCCTAATTTTTTGCTTAATCGCTTTAAACAAAAAAACCTTTCATTTCTGAAAGGTTTTCGTTCGATTTTTTTGTGTGTACCCCCAATGATACAATTATACAAATATTTTCATGAAGATTTGGATGCATTATTGCGGTTGATTGCATAGAAACGGACTTTTGTAAATATGGCAACGGTACAAATATCCAAACCTTTTGAGTTGATAGGTAACAGAAACCATAAGGTTTTATCATTCTCTTCAAAGATTAATGTTCAAAAAATAAATATCGCCAACAACATTGAATAGATCTCTTTATGTCTCAACAAAATCTAAAGGAAACGAATCAAATTATCATTTATCAAACAAAAGATGGCGAGACTGAGATTGATGTAAAACTTGAAAATGAGACGATTTGGTTGACTCAAAATCAGATTGTTGAGCTTTTCAAAGTAGCAAGGCAAATATTAGCGAGCATATTAAAAATATCTTCCAATCCCAGGAACTAGATAAAACATCAACTATTCGGAATTTCCGAACAGCTGAAAAATAGGGAGAAAGAAAGATAACCAGAAATTTGGCTCACTATAACCTTGATTTAATTATATCGGTAGGATATCGTGTTAATTCTTTTAGGGATCACCTATATCTGTTATTGGGTACAGACGCTAAACGATCGGGCTGACGCTGGAAATTCCAATTTTATGGTTGCTAAGCTAATATTTTTTTTAATTGATTGATTTGTTGAACTTTACATTTTTTTTTATAAATTAGCTAT
This genomic interval carries:
- a CDS encoding ROK family protein, translated to MITLNHTNLEPSYAIGIDVGGSAIKCGVVNEQGEILYSTLIPLKKAKTQGSIIALIVEAIQTCAAKVKHPVLGVGIGFPGTIYNNRIIAGADNLPGFKQLALGEILQDVTRYNVIMDNDTNLMGLGEMCYGAAKDCGDVVFLTVGTGIGGAVMIDNKLYGGFRNRGTELGHIIVEHNGLACVCGIKGCLEAYASVTALLKHYRFIHPGIPETAEVDGRYIIEKYLAGEEYALKAMGQHFDYLATGITSFINIFSPEKIVIGGGISESGAFYTREIERRIKTLAVPVSSGNALVVPAKLGNKAGLLGCAANVFRKFKAFDYATT
- a CDS encoding lipocalin family protein is translated as MTTKYRNTLLLATLAIIAAAYASCKVSIPKGASAVKPFNKGKYLGTWYEIARMDFKFEKNLKNVTATYSKNDDGSIKVDNKGYDMVKNEWKQSIGKAKFVKSDDEARLKVSFFGPFYAGYNVIDIDKDYQYALIAGNNLNYLWILSRTKYIPDAIKSDYLRKANDLGYQTQDLVWTVQDKE